Below is a genomic region from Fibrobacter sp..
GTAGAGGGCGCCGCGAACGAGGCCATCTGCGAACTGCTCGCAGAGCACTTCAAGGTGCACAAGCGCGACGTGAAAGTCGTCCTCGGCTCCACGAACAACAAGAAAGTCGTCGAAATCGCCGAGATATAATCAGGCCCCTCCCGCATCATTCCATATACGGAAAAGCCCCAGGATAAACCTGGGACTTTTGATTTTATCTAGGAAAGGAGATCTACTTGGTCACGGAGAACCGGAACATCTTGCCGCCGCGGAGAGGCTTCGCAATGAACATCCCGCCGTTACGGACAAGCCCGGCCGTCTTCGCCCTGACATCGGCGAGACCCGCAGCCTCGATACGCCCGAGGAACATGCCCGTCACGTCGTAAATACCGTACGCAACAGGCGACTGGCCCGCATCAAATCGGGCTCCCAAGAAATCCGGATTGCAAGGTTCCTCCGTGCACTGGCTGGAACCGTTCGAGAATGCAAAATAGTCCACATCGAACCAGGAGCCAGTCACCGTCATGCGGAGGATATGCTCGCCAGCCGGAAGGGGAACAATCGCCTTCACGTCCGTAAACTCATCCCAGCTCGTTCCTGATACCGGAACTTCGGCAACAGAATTTCCATCTACGGAAAGCGTGAAACTCGCAGTCGAATTGTCCGTCGCCACGGAGGCAACCATCGAATAGTCACCCGCCTCCTTCACGTTCACGGTATATTCGAGCCATTCGCCTTCCTGGTTGTGGCCCACGACATAACCCGTCGCCTTCTTGTAGACGTCGACGCCCGTACCTTCACGGTAATCGTTGCATTCAGCAGTCTTGCCTTCGTCCGTACAGGCGTGGTTTTCCGAATCGGCATCGTTGTAAGTCTTGTTTTCCTTGCCCGTACCCGGAACGTCGAAGTTTTCGGCCTCGATCTTGCCCGGGAGTTCAACGGCCTTGCCGCCGAACGGCTCACGCGGCACAGGGTCGGCGGGCGTTCCCACGCCCACGAGCGTCACGATGCAATCCTTGTTGTTCGTGTTGCCCGCATCCATCGTAATCGTCACTTCGCCATTCTTGACTTCGATTTCGCCT
It encodes:
- a CDS encoding DUF167 domain-containing protein; translation: MRVNIKVHARSKRESVTPQPDGSLKVEVKAPPVEGAANEAICELLAEHFKVHKRDVKVVLGSTNNKKVVEIAEI